One Methanocaldococcus infernus ME DNA segment encodes these proteins:
- a CDS encoding CooT family nickel-binding protein: protein MCNFNLYYNGELVMEDVMLVEKLEEKVIAINLFGEKKELKGEIKKIDVNNNEIIVEG, encoded by the coding sequence ATGTGTAACTTCAACCTCTACTACAATGGAGAGTTAGTTATGGAAGATGTAATGTTAGTTGAAAAGTTAGAAGAAAAAGTTATAGCCATAAATCTCTTTGGAGAGAAGAAAGAGCTTAAGGGAGAGATAAAAAAGATAGATGTCAATAACAATGAAATCATTGTTGAGGGATAA
- a CDS encoding DUF2097 family protein codes for MKLDELIKYIEENIDEGDFIEIHIGRAFVEGYLVIFEKGYIKLKTEKFGDVEFNLEEIYEDLLEFVHIKDGERKVIEFY; via the coding sequence ATGAAACTTGATGAGCTTATAAAATATATTGAAGAAAATATAGATGAAGGAGACTTCATAGAGATCCACATAGGAAGAGCCTTTGTTGAAGGCTACTTAGTGATATTTGAAAAAGGATATATAAAGTTAAAGACTGAAAAATTTGGTGATGTTGAGTTTAACTTAGAAGAAATTTATGAAGATCTCTTAGAGTTTGTCCATATTAAAGATGGAGAGAGGAAAGTTATAGAATTCTATTAA
- a CDS encoding nicotinamide-nucleotide adenylyltransferase — MRGLLVGRFQPFHNGHLNVVLSIMKEVDELIIVVGSAEKSHSLDNPFTAGERILMISKTLRKYNFPFYVIPIKDIEFNSLWVSYVESLTPKFDVVYSGNPLVRVLFKERNYKVKRPQMFNRKELSGEEIRRRMLSGEPWENLVPKEVAEVIEEIDGVNRLRSLLESDKL, encoded by the coding sequence ATGAGAGGCTTATTGGTTGGAAGATTTCAACCCTTTCATAATGGACATTTAAATGTTGTCTTAAGTATAATGAAGGAGGTTGATGAGTTAATTATAGTTGTTGGTAGTGCTGAGAAAAGCCATAGCTTAGACAATCCCTTCACAGCTGGAGAAAGGATATTAATGATCTCTAAAACCTTGAGAAAATATAATTTCCCTTTTTATGTCATTCCAATAAAGGATATTGAATTTAACTCCCTCTGGGTTTCTTATGTAGAATCTCTAACTCCTAAGTTTGATGTGGTCTATTCTGGAAATCCATTAGTTAGGGTTCTATTTAAAGAGAGAAACTATAAGGTTAAGAGGCCACAGATGTTTAATAGGAAAGAGCTTTCTGGAGAGGAGATAAGGAGAAGAATGCTCTCAGGAGAGCCTTGGGAAAACCTAGTCCCTAAGGAAGTGGCTGAGGTTATAGAGGAGATTGATGGGGTTAATAGATTAAGAAGCCTCTTAGAGAGTGATAAGTTATGA
- a CDS encoding acetyl-CoA carboxylase biotin carboxylase subunit encodes MFNKILIANRGEIAIRIIRACWELGIKTVAVYSEADKRSLHVSLADEAYCIGPAPAPKSYLNIDAILHVAEKAKVDAIHPGYGFLAENANFARAVKKAGFEFIGPHPDAIEAMGSKINAKKIMKKAGVPLLPGSDGPVEDVDEAIEIAEAIGFPVVVKASAGGGGMGMSVAYSKEELEKVIESTKLIAQNAFGDSTIFIEKYLENPRHIEIQILGDRFGKIIHLGDRECSIQRRHQKLIEEAPSPIMTEELRERMGESAIKAGKAINYDSAGTVEFLYQDGNFYFLEMNTRIQVEHTVTEMITGVDLVKEMIKIAAGEPLQYDQEDIEFRGHAIECRINAEDPLNDFVPSPGKIKLYRSPGGPGVRLDSGVCGGAEIPPYYDPLISKLITYGRNREEAIARMRRALKEYVIVGVKTNIPFHRAVLEEEDFLKGNISTHYIEKKFEELKDKIVKYELEARDLYSVLSEKVFERGKEIAALSAGLSLYISQIVRENGEDSPIKFKENK; translated from the coding sequence GTGTTCAACAAGATTTTAATTGCCAATAGAGGAGAGATAGCTATAAGAATCATAAGAGCCTGCTGGGAGCTTGGGATTAAAACAGTAGCTGTTTACTCAGAAGCTGATAAGAGAAGCTTACATGTTAGCTTAGCTGATGAAGCTTACTGTATTGGCCCAGCTCCTGCTCCTAAGAGTTATTTAAATATTGATGCTATCCTACATGTGGCTGAGAAGGCTAAGGTTGATGCCATACATCCAGGTTATGGTTTCTTAGCAGAGAATGCCAACTTTGCCAGGGCTGTAAAAAAGGCTGGCTTTGAGTTTATAGGCCCACATCCTGATGCTATAGAGGCTATGGGTAGTAAGATAAATGCTAAAAAAATTATGAAAAAGGCAGGAGTTCCTCTTTTACCTGGTAGTGATGGCCCTGTTGAAGATGTAGATGAAGCTATAGAAATTGCTGAAGCTATAGGCTTTCCTGTAGTGGTTAAAGCCTCCGCAGGAGGCGGAGGAATGGGAATGAGTGTAGCCTACTCTAAGGAAGAGTTAGAGAAAGTTATAGAATCTACAAAGTTGATAGCTCAAAATGCCTTTGGAGATTCAACTATCTTTATTGAGAAGTATTTAGAAAATCCAAGACATATAGAGATTCAAATACTTGGAGATAGGTTTGGAAAGATTATACACTTAGGAGATAGGGAATGCTCAATACAGAGAAGGCATCAGAAGTTAATAGAAGAGGCTCCTTCACCAATCATGACTGAAGAGCTAAGAGAGAGAATGGGAGAATCAGCCATAAAGGCTGGGAAGGCTATTAACTATGACAGTGCTGGAACTGTTGAATTCCTTTATCAAGATGGAAACTTCTACTTCTTAGAGATGAACACAAGGATACAGGTTGAGCATACAGTTACAGAGATGATAACTGGAGTAGATCTTGTTAAAGAGATGATAAAAATAGCTGCTGGAGAACCTTTACAATATGACCAAGAAGATATAGAATTTAGAGGGCATGCTATAGAATGTAGGATAAATGCTGAAGATCCATTAAATGACTTTGTCCCAAGCCCTGGAAAAATAAAGCTCTATAGATCTCCAGGAGGTCCAGGGGTTAGGTTGGACAGTGGTGTCTGTGGAGGAGCAGAGATTCCACCATACTATGATCCTCTCATCTCCAAGTTAATAACCTATGGAAGGAATAGGGAAGAGGCTATAGCAAGAATGAGAAGAGCTTTAAAAGAATATGTGATAGTTGGAGTTAAAACAAACATTCCATTCCATAGAGCTGTTTTAGAGGAAGAAGATTTCTTAAAAGGAAATATTTCAACCCACTACATTGAGAAGAAGTTTGAAGAGCTTAAGGATAAGATAGTTAAATATGAGTTAGAGGCGAGAGATCTCTACTCTGTCCTCTCTGAGAAGGTGTTTGAGAGAGGAAAAGAGATAGCTGCTCTCTCAGCAGGGTTATCTTTATATATATCCCAAATTGTTAGAGAAAATGGAGAAGATAGTCCAATAAAGTTTAAAGAGAATAAGTAA
- a CDS encoding phosphoadenosine phosphosulfate reductase domain-containing protein, which translates to MKNYIGKIHVKWCQNCNVPLIGKRCGVCGEESFSVKLTPPGDARIGFKYDIEFINSIIKKEYGSEPLSGKKVILINKIPSEEESYEIIEDGVVKYLIYYNNGWKVKLKPYGALDIGKTKKFVKVENKVLDLLKNKKISILRPGILEIGEFERGDDVIILDEDNKVVGVGLSQVSSEEAKEMEKGKVVKVRGILKDEKRGEREYRDLEEAFKVMVEANKEVVEKYERNAIGFIRNTAKKINKKIIVPYSGGKDSLTTLILCLKALENFEVIFIDTGLEFPETLKNVEEVKNKFNLDIKVLKPKLSFWELVEKYGIPGRDYRWCSEELKLKPLKEYVKEEVLSFLGLRKYESYSRAKKKLIEKNTYIEKQINAYPIFHWSSLHVWLFLLKEKAPYNKLYEKGFDRIGCYLCPAMGLGEIERVKKFYPELWERFEKVLKKFFSEEEIRRGTWRVRKKA; encoded by the coding sequence ATGAAAAATTACATTGGGAAAATTCATGTAAAGTGGTGTCAAAACTGTAATGTTCCACTGATTGGTAAAAGATGTGGTGTTTGTGGAGAGGAAAGTTTTAGTGTTAAGCTAACTCCTCCAGGAGACGCAAGAATTGGATTTAAGTATGATATAGAGTTTATAAACTCAATTATAAAAAAAGAGTATGGAAGTGAACCACTAAGTGGGAAAAAAGTAATTTTAATTAATAAAATACCAAGTGAAGAGGAGAGTTATGAGATCATAGAGGATGGAGTTGTTAAATATTTAATCTATTATAACAATGGCTGGAAAGTTAAATTAAAGCCTTATGGAGCCTTAGACATAGGAAAAACTAAAAAATTTGTTAAGGTTGAAAATAAGGTTTTAGACTTACTAAAGAATAAAAAAATCTCAATATTAAGGCCAGGGATTTTAGAAATTGGAGAGTTTGAGAGAGGAGATGATGTAATAATTTTAGATGAAGATAATAAAGTTGTAGGTGTTGGCCTCTCTCAAGTCTCTTCTGAGGAAGCTAAGGAGATGGAGAAGGGAAAAGTTGTTAAGGTTAGGGGAATCTTAAAGGATGAAAAGAGAGGGGAAAGAGAGTATAGAGACTTGGAAGAAGCTTTTAAGGTTATGGTTGAAGCTAACAAGGAAGTTGTAGAGAAGTATGAGAGAAATGCTATAGGCTTCATTAGGAATACAGCTAAAAAAATTAATAAAAAGATTATTGTCCCTTACTCTGGAGGAAAGGATAGTTTAACAACCTTAATTTTATGCTTAAAGGCTTTGGAAAATTTTGAAGTCATCTTTATAGACACTGGCTTAGAGTTCCCTGAAACTCTTAAGAATGTTGAAGAGGTTAAGAACAAATTTAACTTAGATATTAAAGTTCTTAAGCCAAAGCTTAGCTTTTGGGAGCTTGTTGAAAAGTATGGAATTCCTGGGAGAGACTATAGATGGTGCTCAGAAGAGTTAAAGCTTAAACCTTTAAAAGAGTATGTGAAGGAAGAAGTTCTTTCATTTCTTGGGCTGAGAAAGTATGAAAGTTACAGTAGAGCTAAGAAAAAGTTGATAGAAAAGAACACCTATATAGAGAAACAGATAAATGCCTATCCAATCTTTCACTGGAGCTCTTTACATGTCTGGCTCTTCCTTTTGAAGGAAAAAGCTCCTTACAATAAGCTTTATGAGAAGGGCTTTGATAGAATTGGCTGTTACCTATGCCCAGCCATGGGATTGGGAGAAATAGAGAGAGTTAAAAAATTCTATCCTGAACTCTGGGAGAGATTCGAGAAAGTATTAAAAAAGTTCTTCTCTGAAGAAGAGATTAGAAGAGGAACTTGGAGAGTTAGGAAGAAGGCTTAA
- a CDS encoding branched-chain amino acid ABC transporter permease — protein MIELIGLILLWFGIYYIVSSSLNLEFGYAGIPNFGKALSVLVGAIAVGGILNRLLILYFNTKGSLVEASTYAVSNINQIIAHDPLMGFLILIASIILAVICGMIVGAIFILPSAKLKEDYLGVTLLAISETIFLISIYDLNIVGGYFGLSVPDVLAFIPGDLRLWAFIGIVLFMAFLVYLFFERLLNTPFGRVLKAMRENDNTVKAFGRDIMMLRIKAMAIGSGVGAIAGALYVLYTANIVANSFTRTEWTFFPFLMVLLGGKGNNKGIIVGTLIYVIFKVLLDYYKYDIKNLLHIPFEPVWFSYILFGVIMLLILYYKPDGLLPEGPVLTPPVKKYLKKN, from the coding sequence ATGATTGAGCTTATTGGTCTCATCTTGTTATGGTTTGGAATTTACTATATTGTTTCCTCCTCTTTAAACTTAGAATTTGGTTATGCAGGAATTCCAAACTTTGGAAAAGCTCTCTCTGTCTTAGTTGGAGCTATTGCTGTAGGAGGGATTTTAAATAGGTTACTTATACTATACTTCAACACAAAGGGAAGCTTAGTTGAAGCTTCAACCTACGCAGTTAGTAATATCAACCAAATTATAGCCCATGATCCACTAATGGGCTTTTTAATTTTGATAGCTTCAATTATCTTAGCAGTAATTTGTGGAATGATTGTTGGAGCCATCTTTATCTTACCAAGTGCTAAACTAAAGGAAGACTACTTAGGGGTTACTCTCTTAGCCATCAGTGAAACCATCTTCTTAATCTCAATCTATGACTTAAATATAGTTGGTGGTTACTTTGGCCTCTCTGTTCCTGATGTCTTAGCCTTCATTCCTGGAGATTTAAGGTTATGGGCATTTATTGGAATTGTTCTATTTATGGCCTTTTTAGTCTATTTATTCTTTGAGAGGTTGTTAAATACACCATTTGGTAGAGTTTTAAAGGCTATGAGAGAGAATGATAATACTGTTAAAGCCTTTGGTAGAGATATAATGATGTTAAGGATAAAAGCTATGGCTATAGGCTCTGGGGTTGGAGCAATAGCTGGAGCCTTATATGTTCTTTACACAGCTAATATAGTGGCTAACTCATTCACAAGAACAGAATGGACATTTTTCCCATTCTTAATGGTTTTACTTGGAGGAAAAGGGAATAATAAAGGAATAATTGTAGGAACCCTAATTTATGTTATCTTCAAGGTGTTGCTTGACTACTACAAGTATGATATTAAAAATCTCCTCCATATTCCCTTTGAGCCTGTCTGGTTTTCCTATATACTATTTGGAGTTATTATGCTCTTAATCCTCTACTATAAGCCAGATGGATTACTACCAGAGGGGCCAGTATTAACTCCACCAGTAAAAAAATACTTAAAAAAGAACTAA
- the uppP gene encoding undecaprenyl-diphosphatase UppP, which yields MTIIDIIIVSIVEGLTEFLPVSSTAHLIVVSKILNIAQTPEYITFEIVIQLSALLALIYRYKDYKDLNIWKKVFLAFLPIAFTGFLFHKIIFSLFSSILIVVFTSIIWGLIFIVVEKIKKEKIKSLEEVNYKEALIIGIFQTFSLIPGTSRSGSTIVGGLLLGLKREVATEFSFLLAIPTMTAATAFTIYKNVSYLTVSDINIIILGSLLSFITALISIKLFLKYVKNHSLILFGIYRIVFGIICLFLLI from the coding sequence ATGACCATTATAGATATTATTATTGTTTCTATAGTTGAGGGACTAACTGAATTTCTTCCAGTCTCTTCAACAGCTCATTTAATAGTGGTATCAAAAATTTTAAACATAGCTCAGACTCCAGAGTATATAACATTTGAAATAGTTATTCAGCTCTCTGCTCTTTTAGCACTAATTTATAGATATAAGGATTATAAGGACTTAAACATTTGGAAAAAAGTTTTTTTAGCCTTTCTTCCTATAGCTTTCACTGGCTTTCTATTCCATAAAATTATTTTTTCTCTTTTTAGCTCTATCTTAATAGTTGTCTTTACTTCAATAATTTGGGGCTTAATCTTTATAGTGGTTGAGAAAATTAAAAAAGAAAAAATTAAAAGTTTAGAAGAGGTTAATTATAAAGAGGCTCTAATAATTGGCATCTTTCAAACATTCTCTCTAATCCCAGGAACTTCAAGATCAGGATCAACCATTGTTGGAGGTCTTTTATTGGGGTTAAAGAGGGAAGTGGCTACAGAGTTCTCCTTTTTGTTGGCTATTCCAACAATGACTGCAGCTACAGCCTTCACCATCTACAAGAATGTTAGCTATTTAACAGTCTCAGATATAAATATAATTATCTTAGGTTCTTTACTCTCTTTTATAACAGCTTTAATAAGTATTAAGCTATTTTTGAAGTATGTAAAAAACCATTCCTTAATTTTATTTGGAATCTATAGGATAGTGTTTGGGATAATATGTTTGTTCCTGCTCATATAA
- the glnA gene encoding type I glutamate--ammonia ligase has product MNIEQAIEYITKNNVKFIRFQFVDILGFPKNVAYPVKGGEKGLEELREILETGVWFDGSSITGFVGIQESDMLLKPDLSTLSVLPWRPEEKSVARVICDVYRDEKTPFEGDPRSRLKALLEELKEKDKGEFFVGPEPEFFLLKKDENGRWVPADDGGYFDVEPLDEAPDIRRDIVLALENLGFHVEASHHEVAPGQHEVDFKFDNALKTADSVVTFKMTIKNIAKKHGLKATFMPKPFFGMNGNGMHCHQSVWFNGEPSFYDPNGPYNGLSETCLSYIAGILEHAKALVAVTNPTVNSYKRLVPGYEAPVNIAWANKNRSAIIRVPAARGKATRIEFRAPDPTCNPYLAFACMLAAGLDGIKRKLTPPEPVEKNIFKMSEEEKKALGIESVPSNLKDALDELENDDVLKKALGDYIFEKYLEIKRAEWDSFRISVTDWELNNYLVY; this is encoded by the coding sequence ATGAATATTGAGCAAGCAATTGAGTATATAACAAAGAATAATGTTAAGTTTATAAGGTTTCAGTTTGTTGACATCTTAGGCTTCCCTAAGAATGTTGCCTATCCTGTTAAGGGTGGAGAGAAAGGGTTAGAGGAATTAAGAGAAATCTTAGAAACTGGAGTTTGGTTTGATGGTTCCTCAATTACTGGTTTTGTTGGAATACAAGAGTCTGATATGTTATTAAAACCTGATCTCTCAACCTTGTCTGTTTTACCATGGAGACCAGAGGAGAAGAGTGTAGCAAGAGTTATCTGTGATGTTTATAGAGATGAGAAAACTCCATTTGAAGGAGATCCAAGAAGTAGATTAAAAGCTCTTTTAGAAGAGTTAAAAGAAAAGGATAAAGGAGAGTTCTTTGTAGGGCCAGAACCAGAGTTCTTCTTATTAAAGAAAGATGAAAATGGAAGATGGGTTCCTGCTGATGATGGAGGATACTTTGATGTTGAGCCATTAGATGAGGCTCCAGATATAAGAAGAGATATAGTCTTAGCCTTAGAAAACCTTGGCTTCCATGTTGAAGCTTCCCACCATGAAGTTGCTCCAGGACAGCATGAAGTTGACTTCAAATTTGACAATGCTTTAAAGACAGCTGATTCAGTAGTAACCTTCAAGATGACCATTAAAAATATAGCTAAGAAACATGGATTAAAGGCTACATTCATGCCTAAGCCATTCTTTGGAATGAATGGAAATGGAATGCACTGCCACCAAAGTGTTTGGTTCAATGGAGAGCCATCATTCTATGATCCAAATGGGCCTTACAATGGGTTAAGTGAAACTTGCTTAAGCTACATAGCAGGAATTTTAGAGCATGCTAAAGCTTTAGTAGCTGTTACAAACCCAACAGTTAATTCATACAAGAGATTAGTTCCAGGATATGAGGCTCCAGTTAATATAGCCTGGGCTAACAAAAATAGAAGTGCTATTATAAGAGTTCCAGCTGCAAGAGGAAAGGCTACAAGAATTGAGTTCAGAGCTCCAGATCCAACCTGTAACCCATACTTAGCCTTTGCCTGTATGTTAGCAGCTGGATTAGATGGAATTAAGAGAAAGTTAACTCCACCTGAACCAGTTGAGAAGAACATCTTCAAGATGAGTGAAGAGGAGAAAAAAGCCCTTGGAATTGAGTCAGTTCCATCCAACTTAAAAGATGCTTTAGATGAGCTTGAAAATGATGATGTCTTAAAGAAAGCTTTAGGAGACTACATATTTGAGAAATACTTAGAGATAAAGAGAGCAGAGTGGGACAGCTTCAGAATTTCAGTAACTGACTGGGAGTTAAACAACTACTTAGTCTACTAA
- the lysA gene encoding diaminopimelate decarboxylase, with amino-acid sequence MLGNDTLEIKDRIYIDGYDVIELAERFGTPLYIMSEEQIKINFNRYVEAFKRYEEETGKEFILAYAYKANSNLAITKLLAKLGSGADVVSGGELYIAKLSQVPSEKIVFNGNCKIREEIIMGIESEIRAFNVDSISELIMINEIAKELGKEANVAFRINPDVDPKTHPKISTGLKKNKFGLDTKTALKAIDMALKMENINFVGLHCHIGSQLTDVSPFVEATKKMMEFILKLKEKNIEVRDLNLGGGLGIPYHKDKEIPTVKDYANSIIETILKFKDKVEMPNLIIEPGRSIVATAGYLVGKVWHIKETEVTKWVMIDAGMNDLMRPAMYDAYHHMENAKVKGEKEKVSVAGGLCESSDVFGRDREIDKVEVGDYIVIFDAGAYGISMSNNYNSRGRPRMILTSKKGVYIIRERETFSDLIAKDIIPPHLL; translated from the coding sequence ATGTTAGGGAATGACACCTTAGAAATAAAGGATAGGATTTACATAGATGGATATGATGTTATAGAACTTGCTGAGAGGTTTGGAACACCTCTTTACATCATGTCAGAGGAGCAGATAAAAATTAATTTTAATAGATATGTAGAGGCTTTTAAAAGATACGAGGAAGAGACAGGAAAAGAGTTTATCTTAGCCTATGCCTATAAAGCAAACTCTAACTTAGCCATAACTAAACTCTTAGCTAAGCTTGGCTCTGGAGCTGATGTAGTCAGTGGAGGAGAGTTGTATATAGCTAAGCTCTCTCAAGTGCCTTCAGAGAAGATAGTTTTTAATGGAAATTGTAAGATAAGGGAAGAGATTATAATGGGAATTGAGAGTGAGATAAGGGCTTTCAATGTTGATAGCATAAGTGAGCTTATAATGATAAATGAGATAGCCAAAGAGCTTGGAAAAGAGGCTAATGTAGCCTTTAGAATAAATCCTGATGTTGATCCTAAGACACATCCAAAGATATCAACAGGGTTGAAGAAAAATAAGTTTGGCTTAGACACTAAGACAGCTTTAAAAGCTATAGACATGGCTCTAAAGATGGAAAATATAAACTTTGTTGGACTACACTGTCATATTGGCTCTCAGCTAACTGATGTTTCTCCATTTGTTGAAGCTACTAAAAAGATGATGGAGTTTATCTTAAAATTGAAGGAGAAGAATATAGAGGTTAGAGACTTAAACTTAGGAGGAGGTTTAGGAATCCCTTATCACAAAGATAAGGAAATTCCTACTGTAAAAGATTATGCTAACTCTATAATAGAAACTATATTAAAATTTAAGGATAAAGTTGAGATGCCAAACTTAATTATAGAGCCTGGAAGGAGTATAGTGGCTACAGCTGGCTATTTAGTTGGAAAGGTTTGGCATATAAAAGAGACTGAAGTGACAAAGTGGGTTATGATAGATGCTGGGATGAATGACTTGATGAGGCCAGCTATGTATGATGCCTATCATCATATGGAGAATGCTAAGGTTAAAGGAGAGAAGGAGAAGGTTAGTGTAGCTGGAGGTTTATGTGAAAGTAGTGATGTCTTTGGAAGGGACAGAGAGATAGATAAGGTAGAGGTTGGAGATTATATAGTTATCTTTGATGCTGGAGCCTATGGAATAAGTATGTCAAATAATTACAACTCAAGAGGAAGGCCAAGAATGATCTTAACCTCTAAAAAAGGAGTCTATATCATTAGAGAGAGAGAAACCTTCTCTGATCTGATAGCTAAGGATATAATTCCTCCTCATCTACTTTAA
- a CDS encoding pantoate kinase: protein MFVPAHITGFFSIHIDREVLKTGSKGAGITLNRGVKIEVKEGRGRIYYNNKKVDICPVKKLLPENFDLFLTSPFPLASGLGMSGASALGVAKLFYNNFLEKAHTSEVLCGTGLGDVIAQYVKGFVIRLKPGLPFKVLKINVDKYVVVDVLGKMETREIIKDNIKKERINRVGERCLNELLKKPTIENFMKLSYRFALETGLMDDEIKEMCKTVKNSSQSMLGKTFFCVVDRDEIKEVCSILNDPIICKVIN, encoded by the coding sequence ATGTTTGTTCCTGCTCATATAACAGGATTCTTTTCTATCCATATAGATAGAGAAGTTTTAAAAACTGGCTCTAAGGGGGCTGGAATCACTCTAAATAGGGGAGTTAAGATAGAGGTTAAAGAAGGGAGGGGAAGGATTTATTACAACAACAAGAAAGTAGATATTTGTCCTGTTAAAAAGCTTCTACCTGAAAATTTTGATCTCTTCCTCACCTCTCCCTTTCCTTTAGCCTCAGGGCTTGGGATGAGTGGAGCTTCAGCCTTAGGAGTGGCTAAGCTCTTCTATAATAACTTCTTAGAAAAGGCTCATACCTCTGAAGTTCTCTGTGGCACAGGGTTAGGGGATGTGATAGCTCAGTATGTTAAAGGCTTTGTTATAAGACTAAAGCCAGGACTTCCATTTAAGGTTTTAAAGATTAATGTTGATAAATATGTGGTTGTTGATGTCTTAGGAAAGATGGAAACAAGAGAAATTATTAAAGATAACATTAAAAAAGAGAGAATAAATAGAGTTGGAGAGAGATGTTTAAATGAACTTCTAAAGAAACCAACAATAGAGAACTTTATGAAGCTCTCTTATAGGTTTGCCCTTGAAACAGGGTTAATGGATGATGAGATTAAGGAGATGTGTAAAACTGTAAAAAATTCTTCTCAGTCCATGCTTGGAAAAACCTTCTTTTGTGTAGTTGATAGAGATGAGATAAAAGAGGTTTGCTCAATTTTAAATGATCCAATTATTTGTAAGGTGATAAATTGA
- a CDS encoding Zn-ribbon domain-containing OB-fold protein: protein MVVRSWRHIKERYNLVGVKCLNCNTIYFPTREICPKCRRKTKFEPIKLSGKGKVYSYSVVHVPPKEFEMLSPYVVAIVELEEGVKVTGQIVDCKPEDVYIGMPVEAVFRRIKEDGEDGVITYGFKFKPSS from the coding sequence ATGGTTGTTAGAAGCTGGAGGCACATAAAGGAAAGATATAACTTAGTTGGAGTTAAGTGCTTAAACTGTAACACTATTTACTTCCCAACAAGAGAGATATGTCCAAAGTGTAGAAGAAAGACTAAGTTTGAGCCAATTAAGTTAAGTGGTAAGGGAAAGGTTTATAGCTATTCGGTTGTCCATGTACCACCAAAAGAGTTTGAAATGCTTTCCCCCTATGTTGTAGCCATTGTAGAGCTTGAGGAAGGGGTTAAAGTTACTGGGCAAATTGTTGATTGTAAGCCAGAGGATGTTTATATAGGAATGCCAGTTGAAGCTGTCTTCAGAAGGATAAAGGAAGATGGTGAAGATGGGGTTATAACCTATGGCTTTAAGTTTAAGCCTTCTTCCTAA
- a CDS encoding TatD family hydrolase, with the protein MIITDNHAHVDNERGLGAIKVAKTFYNAGGRVLILLNKPTFDGNLTESMDILVKDIEKINKETKVKAFGLVGVHPAEITYLNQYMPLEKVKEKVIEAIDYASSLVESYDFLVGLGEVGRPHYQVPKEIIEVSNEILKYCMEKAKELDCSIQIHAEASSEEQFKEFSEMAKSVNLDPERVIKHHCGDMVLEGEKYKIFPSILANRVNEELIKKSLRFVMETDYIDDLKRPGVVLGIKTVPRVTKKLLQKGVLDEEKVYRIHKDNIERIYKIELEV; encoded by the coding sequence TTGATCATAACTGATAACCATGCACATGTTGATAATGAGAGGGGCTTAGGAGCTATAAAAGTGGCTAAAACCTTTTACAATGCTGGAGGTAGAGTTTTAATTTTACTGAACAAGCCAACCTTTGATGGAAACTTAACCGAGTCTATGGATATCTTAGTTAAAGATATAGAGAAGATAAATAAAGAAACCAAGGTTAAAGCCTTTGGCTTAGTTGGAGTTCACCCTGCTGAAATCACTTATTTAAATCAATATATGCCTTTGGAGAAGGTTAAGGAGAAGGTTATTGAAGCTATAGACTATGCCTCTTCCCTTGTAGAGAGCTATGACTTCTTAGTGGGCTTAGGAGAGGTTGGTAGGCCTCATTACCAAGTTCCAAAGGAAATAATAGAGGTTTCAAATGAGATATTAAAGTACTGTATGGAGAAGGCTAAAGAGTTAGATTGCTCTATCCAGATACATGCTGAAGCCTCTTCTGAAGAGCAATTTAAAGAGTTCAGTGAAATGGCTAAATCTGTAAATTTAGACCCTGAGAGAGTTATAAAGCATCACTGTGGAGACATGGTTTTAGAGGGGGAGAAGTATAAAATATTCCCATCAATCTTAGCCAATAGGGTTAATGAGGAGCTAATTAAAAAATCTCTAAGGTTTGTTATGGAAACAGACTATATAGATGATCTAAAAAGACCTGGAGTAGTGTTGGGAATAAAGACAGTGCCAAGGGTTACTAAGAAACTCTTACAGAAAGGGGTTTTAGATGAGGAAAAGGTTTATAGAATTCACAAGGATAATATAGAGAGAATATACAAGATAGAGTTAGAGGTGTAA